The following nucleotide sequence is from Halobacillus mangrovi.
CTTTCAATTCCCAGTTTCATTTGTAAAAGGCAGCCGGGATTGGCAGTAACGACGGTTTTGGCTTTTGTCTCTTTTGTCTTTTCCATCTTATAATCCAAGATTTGCATGGACATTTCCGGCTCGACAAGATTATAAATCCCTGCTGAGCCGCAGCACCTTGAAGCGTCCTTCATTTCTACGTAACTCGCTCCTTGGATCGCTTCAAGCAGTTGTCTCGGTTCCATGAATGTTTTCTGACCATTTTTTAAATGGCAGGAATCTTGATAGGTGATGATTTGCTGATCTAGCTTTAACGGCTTCTTATGAAAGTCGAGTTCCACTAAAATCTTACTAATATCTTTAATTTTCATAGATAAGTGTTCAGCCCGTTCTTTCCATTCTTCCTCGTCCTTTAAAAGATGCTTGTAATCGACTAAAAACGCTCCGCATCCTCCTGCGTTGGTAATGATATAGTCCACTTCTGCTTTTTCAAAGGCTTTAATATTCCTTTTGGCTAACTCTTTAGCCTGATCTTTTTCTCCGCTGTGTCCGTGCAAAGCTCCACAGCATCCTTGATTTTGAGGGACCACAATTTCACAGCCCGCATATTGAAGCAGTTTTGCGGTTGCGTTATTCGTCGAGAGGAACATGGTGTCCATCAAGCAGCCTGAGAAAAAAGCGACTTTTTTCTTTTTTTGTTGGATCGGTTTGTAATAGCGTGGTCTGTTTTTCATTTCTTTCCGCTTAGGTACTTCCGGAAGCACCTTTTCCATTGTACGAAGTGAATCAGGAAACAGTTTCATGATTCCCGATTTTCTCGTAAGCTGCTGCACACCGGAGCGTTGGTAAAAACCTAATAAGCTTGTAACTCCAATCATCCGATTTTGATAAGGGAACAGACCTTTAAAGGCGACATTGCGGATGACCTTCACATGTTTAGGCAGTTCTTTATTCTGATAGATGATGTCTCTGGCTTGTTCGAGCAGGTGGCCATAGTTGACACCTGCGGGGCAAACGGGCTCACATGCTCGGCAGCCAAGGCACATATCAAGCGATTGCTTCACATCTTCATCTGGTTCGATGACTCCATCGACAACACCTTTCATCAAGGCGATTCGTCCTCTTGGCGAATGAACTTCATCATAATCAGATTCGATATAAGTGGGACAGCTGGGCAGACAAAACCCACAGCGCATGCAATTTAATAGTTCATCGTAGTCCATTTTTTCTTTAAAATCATGCTGGATTCTCTCTTTTTCTTTAGTATTCATGATTGACTCACCACCACTCTTTTCGGGCTGTTCTTCGCAAAGATTTTCCCTGGGTTCATAATATTGTTGGGGTCAAATGCTTTTTTTATATTTTTCATCGCATCAATTCCAGCTTCCCCTAGCTTGAGGTGAAGATAGTCAGCTTTCATTGCACCAACCCCATGTTCTCCCGTAATGGTTCCTCCCAGTTCCACAGCTTTTTCGAAAATCTCTTCAAATGCTTTTTCCACTCGATGAATTTCTTCTGAATCCCTTACATCTGTCAAGCAGGTTGGGTGAAGGTTTCCATCTCCTGCATGACCGAATGTACAGATGTCGACCTCATATTTCTCTGCGATTTGGGAGATTGCCTCGACCATGTTGGCGATTTCGGACCGAGGTACGGTGGCATCTTCGAGGATGGTCGTCGGTTTTAATCTTGCAAGAGCAGATAAAGCGGATCTCCTTGCTGTCGTAAGAGCCTCTGCTTCCTCTGGTGATTTTGCTACATCTACTTGAACAGCTTGGTTCTCTCTACAAATTTCAGCCATTTTATGTATGTCTCTGTCCACGGATTGAGAATCTCCATCCTGTTCAATTAACAAAACGGCTTTAACATCAGTAGGTAATCCAATGTTCGAGAAATCTTCCACCACTTTTAAAGTCGGCTGGTCTAGGAATTCAAGTGTGGTTGGAATGATGCGATTCGATAAGATTTTCGAGACGGTTTGGGCTGCTGCGTGTAAATCCTCATACAAAGCAAGCATCGTTTTTTTCGTTTCTGGAAGAGGCAAAAGTTTAAGCGTTATCTCTGTAACAATCCCTAAGGTGCCTTCAGAGCCGACGAATAACCTTGTTAAATCGTATCCGGCAACGTCCTTGGCCAGTTTTCCACCCGTCCGAATGATGTCCCCATTAGGAAGAACGACTTCAAGGCCCATGACATAGTCGCGAGTAACCCCATATTTTAGCCCTCTTAATCCTCCAGAATTTTCGTTGATATTTCCACCGATTTGAGAGATCTTCATAGAACTTGGGTCAGGCGGGTAAAACAGTCCCAATTTCTCTACTTCGGTTATTAATTGAAGGGTGTTCACACCTGGCTGGGTTGTAATCGTCAAGTTATTTTCATCGATTTCCAGAATGTTGTTCATATGCTTGAATAATAAAACGATACCTCCATCAATCGGAGTAGTTCCAGCGCTCAGATTAGTTCCGGAACCTCGTGGAACGATCGGAATCTTGTGTTTGTTGCATATTTTCATAATTTCAACTATCTCCTGGGTGGTCTTCGGAGAAACAACGGCATCAGGAAGTGACTGGAACTGAGGGGTGGCATCGTACGAATACGCCAATTTGCTTGCATTTGAAGCAGCTACATTTTTTTCGCCAACAATATCCTCTAATTGCTTTTTGACTTGATCTGTGAACATGGAAATTCTCCTTTGGAAAAATTAGCTTTACTTTCATTTTAGATGATCTTCCAATTAAACTATATGGATATTTGTACAATTATTTGCGTGTATAAAATACATTTTTTGTAGGTTTACACATGTTCAAGTGTGAGAAAGAAATTTTAAAGAGAAAATCTTTCTAAATATCGATTGGTAATTAGAAGATGGAATGACAAAAAATTTCAAAATACATGTTGTATTTTCCGAAAATTTCAAATAATATAAAATAAAACATACTAACCGGTAGGTATGTGATGCCTGCTTAAGAAAATAACATCTTTGATTTTCTAAAAAACTTAAAGATTGGGGATAGTTGGATGCATTTACGTTTAACGGACGAACAACAAATGGTTCAAAAAACGATTCGTAAGTTTGTGGAAAAAGAATTGATTCCACTTGAAAATGAAGTGCTGCGAAACGAGCGAGAAGGAAAACCTAGTATTTCCCATGAGAAAATGAAGGAACTTCAAATGAAAGCGAAAGATGCTGGGTTTTGGGGGATCAACACTCCGGAGGAATATGGGGGCGCCGACTTAGGTCAGATGATGCTTGCCATCGTGCAGATGGAAGTGGCACGCACATTCGTTCCATTCCAGTTTGGAGGTTCTGCGGATAATATTTTGTATTATGCGAATGAAGAACAGAAAGAAAAATACCTCCTGCCTACGATTAACGGCGAGAAAAAATCCTGCTTTGCCATGACAGAGCCTGGCGCAGGGTCAGACACGAGAAATATTCGTATGACCGCTGTAAAAGAAGGCGGTGAATGGGTGTTAAATGGAGAGAAAACCTTTATTACTGGAGGAAACGAAGCTGATTTTACGATGGCGATTGCGATCACCGATAAGGAGCTGCATAAATCTTCCGGTGGCCGTAAAGGTGTGACGTGTTTCATTGTAGACCGTGATATGGGGTGGAAGTCAGAATACATCCATACGATGGGCGAATGGGGACCAGCTGCACTCGTATTTGATAACGTACGTGTTCCTGAAGAGAATATTCTAGGTGAGGTTCATGGCGGTTATGACCTTGGTCTTGAATGGATTGGCTTTGCACGGTGGATTGTTGGAGCAAGAGCGGTTGGAGCGGCGGAGCGCTTATTGAACATGGCGATCGATTACGCTAATGAACGTGAAACGTTTGGAAAACCAATCGCTACGCGCCAAGCTATTCAGTGGCAAATTGCCGACTCAGCAGTTGAAATTGAAGCAGCAAAATGGCTCGTCTTGAATGCAGCCTTCACGCTTGATCAGGGTGAGGATAACAGGCATGTGGCCTCTATCGCAAAACTCTACGGAGCCAATATGGGGAACCGTGTCGTTGATCGCGTCCTGCAAATCCATGGCGGGATGGGGTACACAAGAGAGTTGCCAATCGAGCGCTGGTACCGTGAAGCGCGCTTATGGAGAATTTATGATGGCACTGACGAAATTCAGCGATTGATTATTTCTAGAAATCTATTAAAAGGACACGTGAAAATCGGCTAAGAAAGATCTTACCAGGGAGGGATATATGATGACAGGACGATTTGATAATAAGGTTGCTTTTGTAACAGGAGGCAGCCGAGGGATTGGAAAAGGGATAGCCCAACGATTTTTAGAAGATGGGGCTAAGGTGGCGATTATTGATGTAAATGAGGAAGCCCTTTCTGAAACGGAGAGTGAGTTGAAGGAACAGGGATACGAGGTTCATTGTAAGGTAGCGAATGTTGTGGAGTTCGAACAGATTCAAAATGCAATGAAGGAAGTCTATGACAAGTTCGGTTCTCTAGACATTCTTGTGAACAATGCCGGGGTTATACGTGATAACATGTTATTTAAAATGACGGACTCAGATTGGGATACGGTAATGGATGTTCACTTAAAAGGCTCCTTTAATGCTGCTCGTGCGGCTCAGCAGTACATGGTGGAAAACAAGTATGGCCGTATTATTAACATTTCTTCCACCTCAGCACTCGGGAACCGCGGCCAGGCAAACTATGCTACAGCAAAAGCTGGTCTTCAAGGGTTTACGAAAACGCTGGCCATTGAACTAGGGAAGTTTGGAATCACGGCCAATGCAGTCGCTCCCGGTTTTATTGAAACCGAAATGACAAAAGAGACAGCCGCCCGCATCGGGATTTCCTTTGAGGAATTAATTCAGCACAGTGTGGCCAATATCCCAGTCGCAAGAAGCGGAAAGCCTGAAGATATTGCAAATGCAGTCGCTTTTTATGCGGATGAGAAATCGTCGTTCGTCAACGGTCAGGTACTGTATGTTGCAGGAGGTCCGAAAGATTAATTCAAGGAGGGCGTATGATGTTTGAACATACGATTGGTAAACAGTCCAATAAAGTGAAAAACACGGTGGAACGGGGGGCAGTAAAGAATTTTGCAGAAGCCATTGGTGATCCGCATCCAATATTTATAGATGAGGAGACGGGCAGACAATCTCCTTACAAAGCGAACATCGCTCCACCAACTTTTCCGCGAGTCTTTGACTATGGATCTATTGATGAGCTGAACCTTCCTTCTAAAGGATTAATTCACGGAGAGCAAATCTATCACTATGAACGGCCGCTGCTCGTAGGAGAAGTTATTCTCTGCTACACCGAAGTAAAAGACTATTATGAACGAAGCGGAAAAAGCGGAGATATGGGCTTTTTGAAAGTGAAAAGATACGGCACGGATTTTGATGGGGGTCTAATATTCTCAGAAGAACAGACAGTCATTATCACAGAGGCTGTGCGAAAGGAGATGAAGGTATGAGTGCAATAACCGCCCTGCAAAAAGGCGATTCACTGGAACCAGTGACTCTTGAACCCGTTTCAAGAATTGATTTAATCAAATATGCGGGTGCTTCAGGAGATTATAACCCGATCCACACTATTGATGAAGAGGCAGAAAAAGCTGGTTTACCAGGTATCATTGCCCATGGGATGTGGACGATGGGAAATCTCGCCAAACTTTTCACACCGTATTATGAAGAAGGATTCATTCAGAACTACTCGATTCGATTCAAAGGCATGGTTTTCCTCGGGGATGTGCTTACCTTACATGCGGTTCTTGAGGAAGATTATGAACATGAAATGGCCTTTAACGTACAGGCGGTCAATCAGAATGAGGAAGCTGTGATTAAAGGAAAGGTCGTGTTTTCTAGGAAAGTCCCTACATATTAAGGAGGAATCTCATGGACTTTGATTACTCACCTAAAGTTAAAGAGTGGCAGGAAAGTTTGAACGCTTTTATGGAAGAACATATTTACCCGAACGAATCGGTGTATGAAAAACAGCTGAATCAACAGGACCGCTTTTCAGACATCCCTCCGATCATGGAAGAACTGAAATCGAAGGCAAAAGAGGCCGGCCTTTGGAATCTGTTCCTGCCAGATAGCGAGTACGGAGCTGGTTTGTCGAACTTGGAATATGCTCCCCTTTGTGAAATTATGGGGCGCTCGAGTCTCGCACCTGAAGTCTTCAACTGCGCCGCGCCGGATACAGGAAATATGGAGGTGCTTGTTCGTTATGGATCGGATGAGCAGAAGAGACAGTGGCTTGAGCCTTTGCTTGAAGGAGAAATACGGTCCTGCTTCTCTATGACAGAACCTGATGTAGCTTCATCAGATGCAACCAATGTTCAGACAGAGATCAAAAGGGACGGGGACGAGTACGTAATAAACGGTACGAAATGGTGGTCTTCAGGAGCCGGGGATCCGCGTTGTAAAGTGAGTATCGTGATGGGGAAGAATGATCCAGACGCCCCGAGATATGACCAGCAATCGATGATCCTTGTACCACTCGATACCGAAGGAGTTACCATTAAACGCACCTTGCCTGTTTTTGGGTATGATCACGCTCCTCATGGACACGCAGAAATTGAGTTTAAAAACGTGCGTGTCCCTGCATCCCATTTGATTTGGGGAGAAGGCAAAGGATTCGCCATTGCACAGGGAAGGTTGGGACCTGGACGAATTCACCACTGTATGAGAACGATCGGCGCTGCAGAACGGGCACTTGAAGTCATGTGTGACCGCGTTCAAGAACGGGAGGCATTTGGCAAGACTCTGGCTGACCAGGGAGTGATCCGGGAATGGATCGCTGATTCTAGAATCGAGATTGAACAGGCCCGCCTGCTTACATTAAAGGCAGCCCACATGATGGATACAGTCGGCAACAAGGAAGCTAAATCAGAGATCGCCATGATCAAAGTAGTGGCACCGAATATGGCTTTGAAAGTTATTGATCGAGCGATCCAAGCCTTTGGGGCAGCTGGTGTAAGTCAGGATACTCCACTTGCAGCGGCATGGGCGAACATCCGCACGCTGCGGCTTGCCGATGGTCCTGATGAAGTCCACCGCAGAGCTGTGGCTAAATATGAATTGAAAAAGGCCGAGAACAGGAGGGCTGTCCATGCACGCTAAGGAGCTTTTCGACCTGACCGGCAAAGTTGCTATTGTGACAGGTGGAGGACGAGGACTCGGAAAACAAATTGCTGAAGGGCTAGCCGAGTCTGGAGCTCACGTCGTGGTTTGTTCCCGAAAGGTTGAGGCCTGTAAGGAAGTGAGTGATCAACTGAAACAACTTGGTGTAGAGTCCCTTGCATTTGAATGTGATGTAACAAACCCGGATAGTATGCAGCAGGTCGTCGATCAAACGGTCGATCACTTTGGCAGAATCGATATTCTCGTCAACAACAGTGGGGCCACATGGGGAGCTCCTGTGGAGGAGATGCCGCTGGAAGCCTGGCAAAAAGTCTTCAATGTAAACGTTACGGGGACCTTTCTCATGTCGCAGATGGCTGGAAAGGTGATGCTTGAGCAGGGAGAAGGCACGATTATTAATATTGCCTCCGTTGCTGGCTTGAAAGGCTCTGATCCAAAGTATATGGATACGATTGGCTACAACTCCAGTAAAGGGGCTGTCCTTACTTTTACAAAGGACTTAGCTGTCAAATGGGGACCTAAAGGTATCCGTGTAAATGCGATAGCACCAGGTTTCTTCCCAACGAAGATGTCTAAAGTACTTATGGATAGAGGGGAGGATACCTTTTTGGAAGGTACACCTCTAAGAAAGTTTGGTGGTGAGGATGACTTGAAAGGCGCTGCCATTTTCTTGTGCGCACCGGCTTCCAAGCACATCACAGGTGATGTAGTCATTGTAGATGGCGGTACGCATGCCATGTAAGGGATTTTTCAAAAAGGAGTGAAACGATGACACAACGAGATGCGGTAATCGTATCAGCTGTCCGAACGGCAATTGGAAAGCAGGGAGGGGCATTGGCTACCGTTCCTGCGCACGTATTAGGAGCAGAGGTCATTAAGGAAAGCGTCAAACGGGCTAAGGTTGATCCAGAATCCATTGAAGATGTCATCTTTGGGAATGTGTTGAGCGGTGGGGGGAACGTAGCAAGGCTTTCTGCTTTGCAGACAGGACTTTCTATGAAACTCCCAGGTTTAACGGTTGATCGGCAGTGCGGTTCAGGATTAAATGCCATTCATTTGGCTGCGCAGGCAATAAAAGCAGGTGATGGAGACGTGTATGTAGCTGGCGGCACAGAAAGTATGAGCCGTGCACCGTACTTGATGGATCGGCCTGAAAGAGCCTATAGTCCCGCCCCGCCGAAATTCAGGAAATCTCAACTTTCTCCTAAAGAAATTGGAGATCCACCCATGGGGATCACAGCAGAAAATCTAGCTGAGAATTACGAGATTAAAAGGGAAGATGCGGATCGATTTGCCCAGCAGAGTCAGGAACGCATGGCTGCTGCTATGGAAGAAGGAAGATTCAAAGAACAAATTGTTCCGCTAACCATTCCTGTGAGAAAAGGGGAGCCGGTTGTATTTAAAAACGATGAACACCCACGGCCCCAATCGACGCTGGAAGGAATGGCTAAGCTTCGGCCGGCCTTTCTTGAGGATGGAACCGTAACGGCCGGAAACAGCTCTGGCCTGAATGATGCCGCTTCTGCACTTACGTTAATGTCGAGAGCAAAAGCAGAGGAATCGGGTGTGTCTCCATTGGCTACTGTCAGGGCTTGCACAGTTGCCGGTGTGGATCCGAACATTATGGGAATCGGTCCCGTTCCTGCCACTCATGCCGTTTTAGAAAAAATAGGACTCAGTCTAGAGGATATGGATGTTATCGAAATCAATGAAGCCTTTGCCGCACAAGTTTTAGCATGCAATAAAGAGCTCCAAATGAATATGGAAAAAGTGAACGTCAATGGCGGGGCTATTGCTCATGGACACCCACTAGGAGCAACTGGAGCGATTCTCGCAACTAAAGCGATTTACGAGTTGAAACGGACGAGCGGAAAATATGCGTTGATTACCGCCTGTATCGGTGGCGGCCAGGGCATCGCTATGATTCTCGAACGCGAGTAGAAAATCGTCGTTTTTGCGAGATTTAGGAATGTTATAATGTTATATCATCCCTAAATGAAAGGACAATGTACCTATGAAGCAAAAAATCATGGATATCAGCATTCATCTGTTTGATAAAAAAGGGTTCACCGAAACATCAATTCAGGAAATTGTGGATGAGCTTGGTGTAACAAAAGGAACGTTTTATTATTACTTCAAAAATAAACAAGAGCTTTTAACGAATATCCATCTCAATTTCATTGAATATTTACTGGAAAGACAGCAGGAGATTTTGAACGATGACTCAAAGGATAGCAGGGAAAAGCTCAGGTCCATGATCTTAATGGTTATCTCAAGCATTAAGCATCGAAAAAAGAGTGCAAGAATTTTCTTTAGAGAAATGCGTAATCTTGAGAACCAATATTTGGACCAGAACATCCAGAAAAGGGATCAGTTTCGTAAGAATCTCCAGACTCTGGTGGAAGAAGGTATTGAAAAAGGAGAGTTTCAGAACCATCTAAGCCCTGATATGATCACCCGTGGAATACTCGGGATGACGAACTGGAGTTACTACTGGTATAACCCTGACGGTGAAGTCTCAGAGGAAGAGTTGACTTCCGTCTATCTTGAGATGATCTTGCACGGAATCGACAAAAAAGCATAAGCACTCTCCCCTTCAACGGGAGATTCTACTCAGAACATACTAACTGGTTAGAATGGAGGTGAGCTCTTGAAACATGAAGTGCCTGTAAGCGTTCGGTTTTGTGAAACAGATATGGCAGGACACGTGAATAATACGAGTTACTTCATTTACTTAGAAGAAGCGAGAGGCAAATTTTTTGAAGAGGTGATTCCAAACCATTCCAGTTCGTTCGGTCGATTCATTATTGCTTCAACGACATGCGATTTTGTCAGTCAAGCTTATTTTGGACAATCCTTAACCATCTCTTCGTGGGTTTCCAACATCGGAAATAAAAGCTTTCGATTCGGCCATCGCATCGAGGCGGAGGATACGGGAAATGTGATCGCGGAAGCGGAAGCAACGATCGTTCATTTCAATTATGAAACACAGAAAAGCGAGTCCATTCCTATAGATCTCCGTTCTATATTGGAAAATCACCTTGTTCTCAGTTAATGAAAGGAGGTCATTTATCTATGGATCGATTTACAGACACGATTGCCGTTGTAACCGGAGCCGGAAGCGGGATCGGAGAGCAAGCGGCTTTGCTGCTGGCAGAAGGTGGGGCAACCGTTATTTTAGTTGGTAGAACGCTCTCGAAACTCGAGCGGGTAGCTGCCATCATCAATGAGAAACAAGACTCAAAAGCGGTTGTTTTTCAAGCAGATGTTACAAAAGAAGAAGATATAGAAGCATTGAAAGATTTTGTTCAAAGCAATTACGGGAAGCTCCATGTACTGATTAACAATGCAGGTACCTCAGGGAATACCACCATTTTAGAGATGGAAGCATCTGAATGGGACCGGATCCAGGATGCCAATTTAAAAAGTGTTTATCTTGTGTCTAAAAGTCTTGGCCGCTTGATGATCGATGAAGATCAGGAGGAGAGCGATCGAGCTATCGTCAATGTAGCTTCTCTTTCCGGACATAAAGCAGGAGCGAAAATTCCTCATTACAGTTCATCGAAGGCAGCTGTCATTCATTTTTCGAAGTCACTTGCACTTGAATTGGCTCCTTATGGTGTTCGGGTTAATTCTGTTTCTCCTGGCTTTGCTGAAACACCGCTCACGGAAGAGGGGCTGAAGAATGAGAAATTTGAACAGGCGATCAAAAGAAATACTGCATTAGGACGAGTAGGTAAACCGGAAGAAATCGCCAAGGTCATCGCTTTTGCTGCTTCTAAAGAAGCTTCTTATATGACAGGATCGGATCTGCTCGTGGATGGGGGATGGCTAATCAAATAACAGATTAGTCTAGCACGAAATGATAGCGCTTACAAAAAGTTCGCTAACCAGAAAAATAGAGTAAAGGGGACGTTTTCATGCAAACGAATCATTTTGATTTTTGGCCGAAGCTGACGAAGACCATCACGGTTCCGGAAACTTCTATTTATGACAATTTAGCTGTCTCAGCTGTCCGATATCCTGAGAACGAAGCGATCTATTATTACGGCAATTCAATTTCTTACCGGCAGTTAAAGAAAGAAGTTGATACACTTGCTGGATATTTGCAGCAGCATCTTCATGTAGAAAAAGGAGAAAAGGTGCTTCTGTTTATGCAAAATTCCCCACAATTCGTAGTCAGTTATTACGCCATCCTCCGCGCAGGAGCTGTTGTCGTACCGATTAACCCGATGCTAAAAACACAGGAGCTTGAATTTTATGTGAAGGACTGTGCGATTCAAAATGGTCTGATCGGACAGGAGTTCATCGATACGGTTAACCCCCTTACAGAAACAACAACCTTAAAACAGATAGTCGTCGCTGCTTACTCTGATTATGCTGGAGATGCCCTGGAGGATCATCTGCCAGCTGAAGTCAAAGCTCCTCCTGCTTCATTAAATGAGGATCATCTCCACGGTTGGTCGGAAGCACTGCAGACAAAAACCGATCCACAGGATGTAGAAGTTTCAGCTGATGATCTTGCTGTCCTGCCTTACACTTCAGGGACGACTGGTCTTCCAAAGGGCTGTATGCACACAAATCGGACGGTTCAAGCCAACACGTTGGGCGGTTTTTATTGGGCTCGTCCTACAACGGACTCGAAGAGCCTGGCGACCTTGCCATTCTTCCATGTGACAGGGATGGTACAGAGTATGCACATTCCGATTTTTAGTGGAAACTCGATGGTCATTATGACGCGCTGGAACAGAGAAACGGCCCGTCAGTTAATCCGTGATCAGCAATGCACGCACTGGGTGACCATCAGTACGATGCTCATCGATTTTCTTGCTAACCCGGAAGTGAAATCAGAGGATTTGGGTTCTTTATATGCCATTTCCGGTGGAGGGGCTGCGTTTCCGAAGGCCGTTGGAGAAAAGCTGTATCAGTTGACCGGCCTTGAATTTGTTGAAGGGTACGGCCTATCTGAAACGATTGCTCAGACGCACTTCAATCCGCCTGACAGGCCAAAGATGCAATGTCTCGGTGTTCCTTCCTTTAATGTGGATGCCCGCATTCTCCAGCCGGGGACAAATGAAGAAGTGGAAGTCGGTGAAATCGGTGAGATTGTAGTCCATGGTCCTCAGGTTATGGTCGGTTATTACAACAGGGAGGACGAAAATGAGAGTGCTTTTGTCGAGATCGACGGCAAGTCTTTTTTCCGTACTGGAGACATTGGCCGTTTTGATGAGGAAGGATACTTCTTCATTGTCGATCGACTAAAACGAATGATTAATGCTTCTGGTTACAACGTTTGGCCGACGGAAGTAGAATCAGCTCTTTATGATCATCCGGCTGTGCAGCAAGCTTGCGTCGTCGGAGTTCCTGACCCGCGTAAAGGTGAAAACATTAAAGCCTTCGTCATTTTGAATGATTCTTATAAAGGAAACATCACCGAAGAAGAAATCATCAATTGGTCGAAAGAGCGGATGGCGGCTTACAAGTATCCGCGCATGGTCGAGTTCAGAACTGAATTCCCGACAACAAACAGCGGGAAGATACTTTGGCGGAAGCTTCAGGAAGAAGAGCACGAGAAAGTTGAAGGAAGTCCGAGAACGTAAGCAATCACCCACCCGTGCCTGGACGAACGGTTATCTAAATGTTCCAGGCTCCGGGTTTCCTACTCTTAAAGGGGGAGTCTAATGGATATTTTGATTCAGCAGCTTTTTAATGGGCTTACCATCGGCAGTGTTTACAGTCTTGTAGCGTTAGGGCTGACGCTCGTCTATGGAATCTTGCACATTCCTAACTTCGCCCATGGCGCACTCTATATGCTCGGTGCGTATGTCACCCTGACGATGATGCTTTTGTGGAATGTTCCCTACTGGATTTCTATGGCGATCTCAGTGCTCGTCGTTGGTCTTTTAGGTGTTTTGATGGACAGACTTGTTTTTCACCCTTTACGTCATGCACCGCCGATTCACGATAAGATCGCAGCAATAGGAATGTTGCTTTTTCTTGAAGCCTTTGCCCAACTGATCTGGGGTGCCGATTACCGTACGATGGAAACGCCTTACGGACAGGTCATCGATCTATTTGGTATGACCGTTACGATGCAGCGGGTCCTTATCAACATTGGCGCCGTGGCTGTCATGATTTTACTTTACTTGTTTTTGAAGAAAACGTATATCGGAGCCACGATCATCGCCATGGCTCAAAATCGTGAAGGGGCCAATCTAGTCGGCATCAATACGAATCGAGTGGCTATGCTTACTTTCATGATTTCCGGAGGATTGGCTGCCATCGCTGCTTCTTTATCTGCACCCATCAACCTCGTTTTCCCAGGAATGGGCCACCTTGTCATCTTAAAGGCGTTCGTCATCATCATCCTTGGCGGAATGGGAAGTGTGCCGGGAGCGATTTTGGGGGGATACATTCTCGGCTTTACAGAAAGCCTTGGTGCAACGTACATCTCCAATGATTATAAAGACATCATTGCGTTCCTGCTTCTTGTCATTATTTTATCTATCAAGCCAAAAGGACTCTTTTCAAGGGAGGGGTTCTAGATGATGTCATTTCTTAAGAAAAGAGGCTGGGTGTTTGGACTGATCCTACTGGCGATTGTGTTTCCGTTTCTATCGCAAAATGATTATTTTCTTCACGTCTTGACCTTATCCTTCATCTGGATGATTGCCGTGTACGGTTTGAATTTACTAGCTGGATACACCGGATATTTATCACTTGCTCATGCAGGGTTCTTCGCTGTCGGGGCTTATGCCCTTGGG
It contains:
- a CDS encoding TetR/AcrR family transcriptional regulator yields the protein MKQKIMDISIHLFDKKGFTETSIQEIVDELGVTKGTFYYYFKNKQELLTNIHLNFIEYLLERQQEILNDDSKDSREKLRSMILMVISSIKHRKKSARIFFREMRNLENQYLDQNIQKRDQFRKNLQTLVEEGIEKGEFQNHLSPDMITRGILGMTNWSYYWYNPDGEVSEEELTSVYLEMILHGIDKKA
- a CDS encoding SDR family oxidoreductase — protein: MHAKELFDLTGKVAIVTGGGRGLGKQIAEGLAESGAHVVVCSRKVEACKEVSDQLKQLGVESLAFECDVTNPDSMQQVVDQTVDHFGRIDILVNNSGATWGAPVEEMPLEAWQKVFNVNVTGTFLMSQMAGKVMLEQGEGTIINIASVAGLKGSDPKYMDTIGYNSSKGAVLTFTKDLAVKWGPKGIRVNAIAPGFFPTKMSKVLMDRGEDTFLEGTPLRKFGGEDDLKGAAIFLCAPASKHITGDVVIVDGGTHAM
- a CDS encoding thiolase family protein, with product MTQRDAVIVSAVRTAIGKQGGALATVPAHVLGAEVIKESVKRAKVDPESIEDVIFGNVLSGGGNVARLSALQTGLSMKLPGLTVDRQCGSGLNAIHLAAQAIKAGDGDVYVAGGTESMSRAPYLMDRPERAYSPAPPKFRKSQLSPKEIGDPPMGITAENLAENYEIKREDADRFAQQSQERMAAAMEEGRFKEQIVPLTIPVRKGEPVVFKNDEHPRPQSTLEGMAKLRPAFLEDGTVTAGNSSGLNDAASALTLMSRAKAEESGVSPLATVRACTVAGVDPNIMGIGPVPATHAVLEKIGLSLEDMDVIEINEAFAAQVLACNKELQMNMEKVNVNGGAIAHGHPLGATGAILATKAIYELKRTSGKYALITACIGGGQGIAMILERE
- a CDS encoding SDR family NAD(P)-dependent oxidoreductase, yielding MDRFTDTIAVVTGAGSGIGEQAALLLAEGGATVILVGRTLSKLERVAAIINEKQDSKAVVFQADVTKEEDIEALKDFVQSNYGKLHVLINNAGTSGNTTILEMEASEWDRIQDANLKSVYLVSKSLGRLMIDEDQEESDRAIVNVASLSGHKAGAKIPHYSSSKAAVIHFSKSLALELAPYGVRVNSVSPGFAETPLTEEGLKNEKFEQAIKRNTALGRVGKPEEIAKVIAFAASKEASYMTGSDLLVDGGWLIK
- a CDS encoding acyl-CoA dehydrogenase, with amino-acid sequence MDFDYSPKVKEWQESLNAFMEEHIYPNESVYEKQLNQQDRFSDIPPIMEELKSKAKEAGLWNLFLPDSEYGAGLSNLEYAPLCEIMGRSSLAPEVFNCAAPDTGNMEVLVRYGSDEQKRQWLEPLLEGEIRSCFSMTEPDVASSDATNVQTEIKRDGDEYVINGTKWWSSGAGDPRCKVSIVMGKNDPDAPRYDQQSMILVPLDTEGVTIKRTLPVFGYDHAPHGHAEIEFKNVRVPASHLIWGEGKGFAIAQGRLGPGRIHHCMRTIGAAERALEVMCDRVQEREAFGKTLADQGVIREWIADSRIEIEQARLLTLKAAHMMDTVGNKEAKSEIAMIKVVAPNMALKVIDRAIQAFGAAGVSQDTPLAAAWANIRTLRLADGPDEVHRRAVAKYELKKAENRRAVHAR
- a CDS encoding acyl-CoA thioesterase translates to MKHEVPVSVRFCETDMAGHVNNTSYFIYLEEARGKFFEEVIPNHSSSFGRFIIASTTCDFVSQAYFGQSLTISSWVSNIGNKSFRFGHRIEAEDTGNVIAEAEATIVHFNYETQKSESIPIDLRSILENHLVLS